One window from the genome of Dyadobacter sp. CECT 9275 encodes:
- a CDS encoding MG2 domain-containing protein: MRYISVYIFLILFANSFDSTAQSKQLEDNVFLEKLRFYSKNSPSNLLFVHTDKNIYTNNENIWFSAYVVRSESVDFSKHTILSLVLVREANQKVQLQDKFAMENGLASGNMALPDSLPPGNYQLIAYTDVVDKNQLPIILFVQKLTIKSITESPFSVSTMLLDTVDIDGKLRVKVQLELPDPKSRVKPVVEYSIGKATPVVAKIDGNNTSIITISTDEFSEQQPTMLISARYNDDIQYVTVPLPSKLSKGIVAKFYPEGGHLVDGLTATVGWETKTTQNLSVPIQGILFKDNTPIDTISTTSYGVGAFSFVPDRKCRYSVQVEQNKILPKDTVYYLPEILPDGIALHLKQAVVNDTLSFQIEGQVGKNLQVLIHDYREGYASFLVAMQKSRVDKTVVLAAVPKGLATITILDEEGRPVVERIFFAHYDRRIEMSSEELKKTYLKREKISTKLQFKDQSNQPVQGIVSIACVQENRFDPANEQDIESYIFLNSSLGTLPLDPAGRRFENKSFLEHILLIKGWRKYTWQDLLTSSPGDTAQTPSSLTVSGKVLYLGKPLKKAVDLNIMKDVKDVSVYSTNPGGIFEIPYPDLLVPSGKALRASVNMQNKDGYSIELEDPFWEVNKNLAKTILITTSGLTSAGQSSRESMLKGMEHATQLKEVIVRVGGRNNSIYGGKRGTNACGDYVIGNVLYYPHISPLYYSTKDDPNRRQPKKGELYQDGIAKLSMSGELIGYIGDNSEWEWKSRKVVYSGCMAEQDKTIFKLNGIYTAREFYGFDEQLKDFTDPQLLSTLYWKSGLVINDQGEVDCSFFTGDITGKFRIVVQGIGSNDLIYGQQEFEVK, encoded by the coding sequence ATGAGATACATTTCTGTTTATATTTTCTTGATTCTTTTTGCCAATTCTTTTGACTCAACTGCTCAGTCCAAACAACTGGAAGATAATGTTTTTCTTGAAAAGCTTCGATTTTATTCAAAAAACAGCCCCAGCAACCTGCTTTTTGTCCATACCGATAAAAACATCTATACCAATAACGAAAACATCTGGTTCAGTGCTTATGTTGTCAGAAGTGAGTCGGTAGATTTCAGTAAGCATACTATTTTATCACTAGTCCTCGTCAGAGAGGCCAACCAGAAAGTACAGTTGCAAGATAAATTTGCCATGGAAAATGGATTGGCTTCCGGCAACATGGCTCTTCCCGATTCGCTACCGCCTGGAAATTATCAGCTGATTGCTTACACCGATGTGGTCGACAAAAACCAATTACCTATTATCCTTTTTGTACAAAAGTTAACCATTAAAAGTATTACAGAGAGCCCGTTTTCCGTCAGCACGATGTTATTGGACACTGTGGACATTGATGGCAAACTCCGGGTCAAAGTTCAGCTGGAACTACCCGATCCAAAGTCCAGAGTAAAGCCTGTTGTGGAGTACAGTATTGGCAAAGCAACACCGGTAGTAGCCAAAATCGATGGTAACAACACCAGTATAATCACCATTTCTACAGACGAGTTCAGCGAACAACAACCGACAATGCTGATTTCTGCTAGGTATAACGACGATATACAATATGTTACAGTTCCGTTGCCATCCAAACTTTCAAAAGGAATAGTCGCAAAGTTCTATCCCGAAGGAGGACACCTGGTTGATGGGCTTACTGCTACGGTTGGCTGGGAAACCAAAACCACACAAAATCTATCGGTACCAATACAAGGAATTTTGTTTAAAGACAACACTCCGATCGACACCATAAGTACAACCAGTTATGGTGTTGGTGCTTTTAGTTTCGTCCCTGATCGTAAATGTCGGTACAGTGTACAGGTTGAGCAAAATAAAATACTCCCCAAAGACACCGTTTACTATTTGCCTGAGATACTGCCGGATGGCATTGCCCTTCATCTCAAGCAGGCTGTCGTAAACGACACCTTATCATTCCAGATTGAGGGGCAGGTTGGTAAAAATTTGCAGGTGTTGATTCATGATTACCGCGAAGGCTACGCCTCTTTTCTGGTTGCTATGCAAAAAAGTCGGGTTGATAAGACCGTAGTACTGGCCGCTGTTCCAAAAGGGCTGGCGACGATTACGATCCTGGATGAAGAAGGACGACCCGTCGTAGAGCGCATCTTTTTCGCTCACTACGACCGCCGGATAGAAATGAGCTCCGAAGAATTAAAAAAGACCTATTTAAAACGTGAGAAGATTTCAACCAAACTCCAGTTCAAAGATCAATCCAACCAACCCGTACAAGGTATCGTATCCATCGCCTGCGTACAGGAGAACCGCTTCGATCCCGCCAACGAACAGGATATTGAAAGCTATATTTTCCTGAATTCCAGTCTGGGGACTCTTCCACTGGATCCCGCAGGAAGGAGGTTTGAAAACAAATCCTTTCTGGAGCACATTCTTCTTATCAAAGGGTGGAGAAAATATACCTGGCAAGATTTACTAACTAGTTCTCCTGGCGACACCGCCCAAACCCCAAGTTCACTTACAGTCAGCGGAAAGGTTCTTTACCTTGGCAAGCCCTTAAAAAAAGCTGTTGATTTAAACATCATGAAAGATGTAAAAGACGTCAGTGTCTACTCTACTAACCCTGGAGGGATTTTTGAAATTCCATACCCTGATTTACTGGTTCCTTCCGGCAAGGCACTGAGAGCATCGGTGAATATGCAAAACAAGGATGGCTACAGTATTGAGCTGGAAGATCCTTTTTGGGAAGTAAATAAAAATCTCGCTAAAACGATCCTAATAACAACCAGCGGTCTTACATCTGCCGGACAAAGTAGCAGAGAATCCATGCTAAAAGGAATGGAGCATGCTACACAACTTAAGGAAGTAATCGTAAGAGTCGGAGGACGCAACAACTCAATTTACGGAGGGAAAAGAGGAACCAATGCCTGTGGGGATTATGTAATTGGCAATGTGCTTTACTATCCCCACATCTCGCCGTTGTATTATTCAACCAAAGATGATCCTAACCGACGCCAACCTAAAAAAGGAGAATTGTACCAAGATGGTATTGCAAAATTAAGCATGTCCGGAGAGTTAATTGGATATATAGGAGATAACAGCGAATGGGAATGGAAGTCAAGAAAAGTTGTGTATTCAGGTTGCATGGCGGAGCAAGACAAAACCATTTTCAAACTCAATGGCATCTACACGGCCCGAGAATTCTACGGATTCGACGAGCAACTCAAAGACTTTACAGATCCGCAGCTCCTTTCCACACTTTACTGGAAATCCGGCTTGGTCATTAATGATCAAGGTGAAGTTGATTGCTCATTCTTCACCGGAGACATTACAGGGAAGTTTAGAATTGTAGTCCAGGGAATTGGTAGTAATGACCTGATTTATGGGCAGCAAGAGTTTGAAGTGAAATGA
- a CDS encoding serine hydrolase domain-containing protein — MRKILVTGLCLFMITMHGFAQQADKAATLMDLIQSVDVPGIQLIYSKDGQTEEYDLGVAAYGKKSPITKTSIFEAASLSKAVFGYTVLRLVDKGVIALDTPLLNYMGGSYSRFDPSNPQYRKITARLVLSHRTGFRNWADEGIIPFLFPPDSCFNYSGEAYLFLMTVLERVTHKDLNQLAAEETFNPLAMSNSSFRWDPKFATVSTFGSDSNAIHNHMDLNAASSLLTNAHDYNLFLDALVTGKGLKPATHKLMIAQATAGNWFNHPTIPATQHIGWGLGVGIQQNEKGKALWQWGDNGDYRAFYLAFPATNEYLVYFTNGWRGHYITQPIIDLFMGKQTTWAIPWLRNGYAHDPYAIGYQNPYAVNRFRRALEKSVFKNVRQVWDAQRANDPSFTISAKDLKAYASILRDGGQLARALKISTLNVAIYPTSSDAFEDQGESYASMGQKELASASFKKSLTLDPNNQSANERLKALKK, encoded by the coding sequence ATGAGAAAAATATTGGTAACAGGTCTGTGCCTGTTTATGATAACCATGCACGGATTTGCGCAGCAAGCGGACAAAGCAGCAACGCTGATGGACCTCATCCAGTCTGTCGATGTTCCCGGTATTCAGCTAATCTATAGCAAAGACGGCCAAACGGAGGAATATGATCTTGGTGTGGCAGCATACGGCAAAAAGTCACCCATCACAAAGACAAGTATTTTCGAAGCCGCATCATTGAGCAAAGCCGTATTTGGTTATACTGTACTCAGACTGGTTGATAAAGGCGTCATCGCTTTAGATACGCCATTGCTGAATTATATGGGAGGTTCCTATTCTCGGTTTGACCCCTCAAACCCGCAGTACAGGAAGATTACGGCGCGACTGGTGCTCAGTCATCGTACCGGTTTTCGTAACTGGGCTGATGAGGGTATTATACCCTTTCTGTTTCCACCGGATAGCTGTTTCAATTATTCGGGAGAGGCTTACTTGTTTCTGATGACTGTCTTGGAACGAGTCACGCATAAAGATCTCAATCAGTTGGCAGCCGAAGAAACATTTAATCCTTTAGCCATGAGCAACAGCAGTTTTCGATGGGATCCCAAGTTTGCCACCGTGTCAACGTTCGGCAGTGACAGCAATGCGATCCATAACCATATGGACCTTAATGCTGCGTCAAGCCTGTTGACTAATGCCCATGACTATAACTTATTTCTTGACGCTCTGGTAACGGGTAAAGGGCTGAAACCAGCGACACACAAGCTGATGATTGCCCAGGCAACTGCGGGCAATTGGTTCAATCATCCCACCATTCCCGCGACCCAGCATATCGGTTGGGGCCTAGGCGTTGGCATACAACAAAATGAGAAGGGAAAAGCCCTCTGGCAGTGGGGTGACAATGGCGATTACCGCGCGTTCTATCTTGCTTTTCCGGCCACCAATGAGTACTTAGTCTATTTTACCAACGGTTGGCGCGGCCATTACATTACCCAACCGATCATCGACCTCTTTATGGGAAAGCAAACCACATGGGCGATCCCCTGGCTACGAAATGGCTACGCGCACGATCCCTACGCGATTGGCTATCAAAATCCCTATGCGGTCAACAGGTTTAGAAGGGCCCTGGAGAAAAGTGTCTTCAAGAATGTCAGACAAGTTTGGGACGCTCAGCGAGCGAACGATCCATCGTTTACGATCAGTGCGAAAGACCTGAAGGCCTATGCCAGCATTTTGAGAGACGGAGGGCAGCTGGCGCGTGCCCTTAAGATATCAACCTTAAATGTTGCCATCTATCCTACCAGCTCCGATGCGTTTGAAGATCAGGGCGAATCCTACGCGTCAATGGGGCAAAAAGAGCTGGCGAGTGCGAGTTTCAAAAAGAGTTTGACACTTGACCCGAATAACCAATCGGCAAACGAACGATTGAAAGCTTTAAAGAAATGA
- a CDS encoding ABC transporter permease, whose translation MVINITGLSLAIAFCVLIALFVNSEYDYDQFHKSKNELYRLVVDVDQKGAGLRKIGYTNNIQGREFQEALPEIKGVVRFFSSNSAVRHGQTIQNENILYADSNFFAVFTFPLLLGSPTEVLKHVNNVVITEEVARRYFGKTDVVGELFEIFRGDHFDSFIISGIAKIPPKNSSIKFGIVLPYQSNKEFAGDNQWTGFYLNTFVMIDSAAHLPQLEQKINHLFSAKAKGELSMIRENAKVDLKIRFRLQHLLDLHLAREYAEDKNGLEDSSNVLYSSILITIALFILAIASINFINLTLSQAITRSKEVGIRKVVGSNRIAIIFQFLSESFFLCVVSFVIALLLSALMLPSLNWMANKHIDLSDFLGARMSIAFLALLFGTCLISGWYPAFVMSVPGPMKALSISNQLKRRFGLSLVVVQFYVATSLLLSAVVVFLQFNFIENLKLGYNDENVMVIINAMPTSVDDIRLFKTKLTRNTGILNACAQVDEKVEKVLVNHIEIDCESISTDEDYLNTLNIPLQSGRNFLKSFSTDSTTGIIVNETFVKRAQLGNSALGSVVEFIWNNSRMKIIGVVKDYHTGSAEQEIKPLVLKMYPNERYPTGIVKVKLSGLKEPLSQIILTEFKEAFPYQPFQYSFLKAINAKYLEANRNWKRIITIATGAVIFICLIGLFGLCMISAQSRTKEIAIRKIAGSSDWQIVQMLSKRYVGQILLATFLAIPTVFYLEGKWLANFAFRVDISIWKYFLSCAAILVIGFLPIFYHSLKATKKNPVDSLRTE comes from the coding sequence GTGGTGATTAACATCACGGGGCTCAGTCTTGCGATAGCTTTCTGTGTTCTCATTGCGCTGTTCGTTAATAGTGAATATGACTACGACCAGTTTCACAAAAGCAAGAACGAACTTTACAGGCTGGTAGTTGATGTCGACCAGAAGGGCGCGGGCTTACGGAAGATCGGTTACACGAATAACATCCAGGGAAGGGAATTTCAGGAAGCGCTTCCTGAAATAAAAGGTGTTGTTCGCTTTTTTTCATCTAATAGCGCTGTGCGTCACGGGCAGACCATACAGAACGAAAATATTCTATATGCTGATTCTAACTTTTTTGCTGTATTTACCTTCCCCCTATTATTGGGCAGCCCAACGGAAGTTCTAAAACACGTTAACAATGTGGTGATAACCGAGGAAGTTGCAAGGCGGTATTTTGGAAAAACAGATGTAGTGGGCGAACTCTTCGAAATTTTTCGTGGCGACCATTTCGACTCCTTTATTATCAGTGGCATAGCAAAAATACCTCCTAAAAATTCCAGTATTAAATTTGGTATCGTACTGCCCTATCAGTCCAACAAGGAGTTTGCCGGAGACAATCAATGGACCGGGTTTTATTTGAATACCTTTGTTATGATTGATTCCGCGGCTCATTTACCACAGCTCGAACAAAAAATCAATCATCTCTTCTCTGCCAAGGCGAAAGGTGAATTAAGCATGATAAGAGAAAATGCCAAGGTCGATCTGAAAATTCGGTTTAGATTACAACACCTCCTCGATCTTCACCTTGCCAGGGAGTATGCCGAAGATAAAAATGGACTGGAGGATAGTAGCAATGTGCTATATTCTTCTATTTTAATAACAATTGCCTTGTTTATTTTAGCTATTGCCAGTATTAATTTCATCAATCTGACCCTGTCGCAAGCTATTACCAGAAGCAAGGAGGTTGGTATTCGTAAGGTTGTAGGCAGTAACAGGATCGCGATCATTTTTCAGTTTCTGTCAGAATCGTTCTTTCTGTGTGTAGTTTCTTTTGTAATAGCCCTGTTGCTTTCAGCTTTGATGTTGCCTAGCCTAAACTGGATGGCAAACAAACATATTGACCTGTCTGATTTCCTTGGAGCCAGGATGAGTATTGCGTTTTTAGCGCTACTGTTCGGAACTTGCCTCATTTCAGGTTGGTATCCCGCCTTCGTTATGTCGGTCCCTGGCCCAATGAAGGCTCTGTCAATCAGCAATCAGTTAAAACGGAGATTTGGTCTTTCGCTGGTTGTCGTTCAGTTTTATGTTGCAACTTCTCTTCTGCTGTCTGCCGTAGTGGTGTTCCTTCAGTTTAATTTTATAGAAAATTTGAAGTTAGGGTATAATGATGAAAACGTGATGGTCATCATAAATGCTATGCCTACTTCGGTAGACGATATACGGCTTTTCAAAACAAAACTTACCAGGAATACCGGCATTTTAAATGCCTGTGCTCAGGTTGACGAGAAAGTAGAAAAAGTATTGGTTAATCACATTGAAATTGACTGTGAGTCAATTTCCACAGACGAAGACTATCTGAATACGCTAAATATACCCTTACAAAGCGGAAGAAACTTCCTAAAATCGTTTTCCACTGACTCTACCACTGGTATTATCGTTAATGAAACTTTCGTTAAACGAGCACAGCTGGGTAATAGCGCCTTGGGAAGTGTAGTAGAGTTTATCTGGAACAATTCACGGATGAAGATCATCGGAGTAGTGAAAGATTACCATACCGGATCTGCGGAACAGGAAATTAAACCCCTGGTATTGAAAATGTATCCAAACGAGCGTTATCCAACTGGAATTGTAAAGGTAAAACTATCAGGGCTAAAGGAGCCTTTGAGTCAGATCATTCTAACCGAATTCAAAGAGGCCTTTCCCTACCAGCCTTTCCAATACAGTTTTTTGAAAGCTATAAACGCAAAGTATTTAGAGGCCAATAGGAATTGGAAGCGTATAATAACCATCGCAACCGGTGCGGTAATTTTTATTTGCTTGATCGGCTTATTTGGTTTATGTATGATTTCCGCCCAAAGCCGTACCAAAGAGATTGCCATACGTAAAATTGCCGGGTCCTCGGACTGGCAGATTGTCCAGATGTTGTCAAAACGGTATGTAGGTCAAATATTGCTTGCTACCTTCCTGGCCATCCCCACGGTGTTCTATTTGGAAGGTAAATGGCTGGCCAATTTTGCGTTTCGGGTAGATATCTCCATCTGGAAGTACTTCTTAAGCTGTGCTGCTATTCTCGTAATTGGCTTTTTACCTATTTTTTATCACTCCTTAAAAGCGACCAAAAAAAATCCAGTAGATTCATTACGAACTGAATGA
- a CDS encoding ankyrin repeat domain-containing protein has protein sequence MEISTEVILHAARLGEIPVLSELIRLGTDVNVQEKQRGHTPLIIACYNNQYEAARMLLDAGANVNAFDYGGNTALMGAAFKGYSDIAMLLIDRGAILDMQHGNGGTALMFATMFGRNELVKLLKAQGADLNLTDARGLTALDLAIQQNNTMAIELLS, from the coding sequence ATGGAAATCAGTACAGAAGTAATCCTCCATGCCGCCAGACTAGGTGAAATACCGGTCCTCAGCGAGCTGATCCGGCTGGGTACGGACGTCAATGTGCAGGAAAAACAAAGGGGGCATACGCCACTGATCATTGCATGTTATAACAATCAATATGAAGCCGCCAGAATGCTTCTGGATGCAGGCGCCAACGTCAATGCATTTGACTACGGCGGTAATACTGCCCTGATGGGTGCTGCTTTCAAAGGGTATTCGGATATAGCTATGCTTTTAATTGACCGGGGAGCAATCCTGGACATGCAACACGGGAATGGCGGCACCGCCTTGATGTTTGCAACGATGTTTGGACGTAACGAGTTGGTAAAACTTCTAAAAGCGCAGGGAGCTGATCTGAACCTGACCGACGCCCGAGGTTTGACGGCGCTGGATTTAGCCATTCAGCAAAACAATACTATGGCCATTGAACTGCTTTCTTGA
- the istA gene encoding IS21 family transposase: MANSTISMSKIRQILRMYSQGRSKLWIAEQTGVSRNTAKKYMTTFDASGLTFEQINSLNDKELDDFFGTVKQQPPQDRLLNLQRCFPQIDKELKRTGVTRHMLWEAYKKEFPEGFAYTQFCFHLTKWKARVNPVMHQDHKAGDKLYIDFAGVKLSIVDKETGELTEVEVFVAILGASQLTYVEAVSSQQKEDLIAACENALHYIGGVPAAIVPDNLKAAVIKSNKYEPTLNEAFADFADHYGTTILPARAYRPRDKALVEGAVKIVYSRIYAPLRKQVYNSLTELNAAILIALEAHNNQLLRGRNYSRRLQFEEIERSALAPLPILHYEFKKQLHATVMKNGHVCLSVDKHYYSVPYRFIGKKVKLLYSNSVVEAYYHYERIALHKRLKSPYNYSTDKEHLASTHRFVTDWTPDRFLEWASSIHEDVRLYILKILDRKQHPEQAYRSCIGILSFAKKAGEQRLISACQRALSYGIYNYKTIQTILEKNMDQYEDSLFADELPMPKHDNIRGEDYYQ, translated from the coding sequence ATGGCCAATTCGACAATCAGCATGAGCAAAATAAGACAGATTTTACGGATGTACAGCCAGGGCCGCAGCAAGCTCTGGATAGCGGAACAGACAGGTGTTTCCCGCAATACCGCTAAGAAGTACATGACCACTTTTGATGCGAGCGGACTTACCTTTGAACAGATCAACAGCCTGAATGATAAAGAGCTGGATGACTTTTTCGGAACGGTTAAACAGCAGCCACCGCAAGACAGATTGTTGAATCTGCAACGTTGTTTTCCGCAAATAGACAAAGAATTAAAACGGACAGGTGTTACCCGTCATATGCTTTGGGAAGCCTATAAAAAGGAATTTCCGGAAGGATTTGCTTATACCCAGTTTTGCTTTCATCTGACCAAATGGAAGGCCCGCGTTAACCCTGTGATGCATCAGGACCATAAGGCCGGCGATAAGCTGTACATCGATTTTGCAGGTGTTAAATTAAGTATTGTAGATAAAGAGACTGGTGAATTAACTGAGGTTGAAGTGTTTGTGGCTATCCTGGGAGCGAGTCAACTCACTTACGTGGAAGCAGTCAGTAGCCAGCAAAAAGAAGATCTGATCGCAGCTTGCGAGAATGCACTTCATTATATCGGTGGTGTGCCGGCAGCAATTGTTCCGGATAACCTTAAAGCTGCTGTTATAAAAAGCAATAAATACGAACCTACGCTGAACGAGGCCTTTGCCGATTTTGCTGATCATTATGGGACTACGATATTACCTGCACGCGCTTACCGGCCAAGAGATAAGGCGTTGGTGGAAGGTGCTGTCAAAATCGTTTACAGCCGTATTTATGCGCCTTTAAGAAAGCAGGTTTACAACTCACTGACAGAGTTAAACGCAGCTATATTGATTGCTCTCGAGGCTCATAATAACCAACTGCTTCGGGGCCGTAATTACAGTCGCAGACTCCAGTTTGAAGAAATTGAGCGCAGTGCTCTGGCCCCGCTTCCGATCCTGCATTATGAGTTCAAAAAACAGCTACATGCCACTGTAATGAAGAACGGACATGTCTGCCTGAGCGTTGACAAGCACTATTATAGTGTCCCATACCGGTTTATCGGCAAGAAAGTCAAGTTGTTGTATTCCAATTCTGTGGTTGAAGCATATTATCATTACGAACGTATCGCCCTTCATAAAAGGCTTAAAAGTCCCTATAATTATTCTACCGATAAAGAACATCTGGCCAGTACACACCGCTTCGTAACAGACTGGACACCAGATCGATTCTTGGAGTGGGCTTCCTCGATCCATGAAGATGTCAGGTTGTATATTCTTAAAATCCTGGATCGCAAACAGCATCCCGAACAGGCCTACCGCTCCTGTATTGGTATCCTCTCTTTTGCGAAGAAAGCTGGTGAACAACGCCTGATCAGCGCGTGCCAAAGGGCTTTAAGCTATGGTATCTACAACTATAAAACAATCCAGACTATACTGGAAAAAAATATGGATCAATATGAAGACAGCCTGTTTGCAGACGAATTACCCATGCCCAAACACGATAATATCAGAGGCGAAGACTATTATCAATAA
- the istB gene encoding IS21-like element helper ATPase IstB — protein sequence MNTNTLEKLRKLKFYGMFHAFKSSLESGKTNDYTADELLAHLVDAEWDDRNNRRVERQILYARFRYKAMVENIHYHADRSIDRNQIMRLAECSFIGRNENLLITGSTGIGKSYVASAIGHQACILGYRVMYASTPKLFAKLKMAKADGSYIKEITKIERQQLLILDDFGIQPFDAQSRAALMEIIEDRHGKTSLIITSQLPVSKWHEVIGEKTIADAILDRIVHDAHRVELKGESMRRKRKTELETSYE from the coding sequence ATGAACACAAACACTTTGGAAAAGTTACGCAAGCTAAAATTTTACGGCATGTTCCATGCCTTTAAAAGTAGCCTGGAAAGTGGAAAGACTAATGATTACACGGCGGATGAGCTTTTAGCTCATCTAGTTGACGCTGAATGGGATGACAGAAATAACCGTCGGGTCGAACGCCAGATCTTGTACGCACGGTTCCGCTATAAGGCCATGGTCGAAAATATCCACTATCATGCTGATAGAAGTATTGACCGTAATCAGATCATGCGCCTAGCAGAATGCTCCTTTATTGGCCGAAATGAAAACCTACTGATCACAGGCAGTACCGGAATCGGTAAAAGCTATGTAGCATCTGCGATTGGTCATCAGGCATGTATACTTGGCTACCGCGTAATGTATGCCAGTACTCCCAAATTGTTTGCCAAACTCAAAATGGCCAAGGCGGATGGATCCTATATCAAAGAAATTACAAAAATAGAACGGCAACAACTTCTTATCCTGGACGACTTTGGTATCCAGCCGTTCGATGCCCAGAGCCGGGCAGCACTGATGGAAATCATAGAAGACAGGCACGGAAAAACATCCCTGATAATTACTTCTCAGTTGCCTGTTAGCAAATGGCATGAAGTAATAGGAGAAAAAACCATTGCTGATGCCATTTTAGATCGTATAGTACATGATGCACACCGGGTTGAATTAAAGGGGGAATCAATGAGAAGAAAACGAAAAACGGAGCTCGAAACCAGCTACGAATAA
- a CDS encoding phage integrase SAM-like domain and Arm DNA-binding domain-containing protein produces MASVSIVFRKTPNKDGEHNLYLRIIKDRKMSQKSIGHSILPDQWDEARQIVKKSHPNSARINNLIAKKVSEATDKLLEMETNNTDTSAKAIKRAVTASKDGTFFKQANLYLDQLKSTGRFNQRSADEPRVNRFKKFLKNEEINFSEISPGLLKKFKAYLIGTFGVTERTAVNHLVVIRTIYNRAVADGVTDRKNYPFGKGMENSVKLTTPIRFKLTTCSGRN; encoded by the coding sequence ATGGCATCGGTAAGTATCGTTTTTCGAAAAACCCCGAATAAAGATGGAGAACATAATCTCTATCTGCGGATAATTAAAGACAGAAAAATGTCACAGAAGAGCATCGGGCATAGCATTTTACCTGATCAATGGGATGAGGCGAGACAAATAGTGAAGAAGTCCCACCCTAATTCTGCCAGGATAAATAATCTAATTGCAAAGAAGGTGTCTGAGGCGACTGACAAGCTTCTTGAGATGGAAACAAACAACACTGACACATCAGCAAAGGCGATTAAAAGGGCAGTCACAGCTTCCAAGGACGGGACATTCTTCAAACAAGCAAACCTATACCTTGATCAACTAAAATCTACGGGAAGGTTTAATCAAAGATCTGCAGATGAACCAAGGGTTAACAGATTTAAGAAATTTTTGAAAAATGAGGAAATAAACTTTTCCGAAATAAGTCCCGGCCTCTTGAAAAAGTTCAAAGCCTATTTGATCGGAACTTTTGGCGTTACCGAGAGGACTGCAGTCAATCACTTGGTTGTAATCAGAACGATATACAATAGAGCTGTCGCAGATGGTGTTACTGACAGGAAAAATTATCCATTTGGTAAAGGAATGGAAAATTCGGTGAAACTGACCACCCCAATTCGGTTTAAACTGACCACCTGTTCCGGGCGAAATTGA
- a CDS encoding tyrosine-type recombinase/integrase, with translation MKALEALDLPFGENHARNLWLVSFYFAGMRISDVLRLKWSDFQNGRLYYAMGKNLKAGSLKVPEKVLEILQQYPRNNAHDLVFFDLAKMPDLSKSYEVQSYIKARVRSCNDYLKNVAVKLQLTKPLSMHIARHSFAQISADRIPANILQRLYRHSDIKTTMGYQSNFINKTTDDALDSVINL, from the coding sequence GTGAAGGCGCTAGAAGCGTTAGACTTACCATTCGGTGAAAACCATGCACGAAACCTTTGGCTTGTATCTTTCTATTTTGCAGGAATGCGGATTTCGGATGTTTTAAGGTTGAAATGGTCTGACTTTCAAAATGGCCGTCTTTATTACGCTATGGGTAAGAATCTCAAAGCTGGTTCGTTGAAGGTTCCAGAGAAAGTATTGGAGATCTTGCAACAGTATCCAAGGAATAACGCTCATGATCTCGTCTTTTTTGATCTCGCTAAAATGCCAGATCTCTCTAAATCGTATGAGGTACAAAGTTATATTAAGGCTCGGGTTAGAAGTTGTAACGATTATCTCAAGAATGTCGCAGTTAAACTTCAACTAACTAAGCCGCTTTCCATGCATATTGCGCGTCACTCTTTCGCACAGATATCTGCAGATCGTATTCCTGCTAATATTCTTCAAAGACTTTACCGGCATTCGGATATTAAAACTACAATGGGGTATCAAAGCAATTTTATTAATAAGACGACGGATGATGCGTTGGATTCAGTAATAAACCTATAG